Proteins encoded within one genomic window of Paenarthrobacter sp. JL.01a:
- a CDS encoding DUF3618 domain-containing protein, whose product MTQNPDALRADIEETRRRLSTNVDAVADKVTPSHIVNRRVDKIKAAVFGARDEAQDRAGNAAHQAHDAVSGVVSDIGDAPQVITRKAQGSPIAAGLIAFGAGLLVSALIPPSDKEREAAQALKEAAQPLTEELSHAAQEVAEHLREPAQEAVQNVKETATEAASNVKEEGQAAAADVQDRANTAKDNISNQ is encoded by the coding sequence ATGACGCAGAACCCCGACGCCCTGCGCGCCGATATCGAAGAAACCCGCCGGCGGCTTAGCACCAACGTTGATGCCGTGGCCGACAAGGTCACGCCTTCGCACATCGTCAACCGCCGGGTCGACAAGATCAAGGCAGCTGTCTTCGGCGCGCGTGACGAGGCCCAGGACCGCGCCGGCAACGCGGCCCACCAAGCGCACGATGCCGTGTCCGGCGTCGTATCGGACATCGGCGACGCGCCGCAGGTGATCACCCGCAAGGCGCAGGGCAGCCCGATCGCTGCCGGCCTGATCGCCTTCGGCGCGGGCCTGTTGGTTTCGGCTTTGATCCCGCCGTCGGACAAGGAGCGCGAGGCAGCCCAGGCGCTGAAGGAAGCGGCGCAGCCGTTGACCGAAGAGCTGAGCCACGCAGCCCAGGAAGTTGCCGAGCACCTGCGCGAACCCGCGCAGGAAGCTGTGCAGAACGTCAAGGAGACTGCTACTGAAGCTGCCTCCAACGTCAAGGAAGAGGGCCAGGCTGCAGCTGCCGATGTACAGGACCGTGCCAACACGGCCAAGGACAACATCAGCAACCAGTAA
- a CDS encoding inorganic diphosphatase, whose protein sequence is MKHDVTIEIPKGSRVKYEVDHETGRVRLDRVLFTSMQYPTHYGFFENTLGEDGDPLDALVLLQDFDLHPGVIVESRPIGVFNMTDDGGGDAKVLCVPVDARFDHIQEVSDVSEFLIKEIEHFFTRYKDLEPGKWVKAEGWGDRAAAEAELEASIKRFSAEGH, encoded by the coding sequence ATGAAGCACGACGTGACCATTGAGATCCCCAAGGGATCGCGCGTCAAGTACGAAGTTGACCACGAAACCGGCCGTGTCCGCCTGGACCGCGTCCTGTTCACCTCCATGCAGTACCCCACGCACTACGGCTTCTTCGAGAACACGCTGGGTGAAGATGGCGATCCGCTGGACGCACTGGTGCTCCTGCAGGACTTCGACCTCCACCCGGGCGTCATCGTTGAGTCCCGCCCCATTGGCGTCTTCAACATGACCGACGACGGCGGCGGAGACGCCAAGGTTCTCTGCGTCCCGGTTGACGCACGCTTCGACCACATCCAGGAAGTCAGCGACGTCAGCGAATTCCTGATCAAGGAAATCGAGCACTTCTTCACCCGCTACAAGGACCTCGAGCCCGGCAAGTGGGTCAAGGCTGAGGGCTGGGGCGACCGTGCTGCCGCCGAGGCCGAGCTGGAAGCTTCCATCAAGCGTTTCTCGGCAGAAGGCCACTGA
- the dacB gene encoding D-alanyl-D-alanine carboxypeptidase/D-alanyl-D-alanine-endopeptidase — MKGVKNGGARKRGSTAWGRLTWPLLLAVVLLCVAAVVASGMMPGLLSLPKPAPSIPSWQQEPSQLSGSSALLPLDPKAPVPLPVEVARLLDGNLKPDGSGNISGVVLDAATGQVLFDRDANSNRIPASNMKLLTAVASLKALGPESRFTTRVLGSDKPSTVVLTGGGDVLLGASGSDRAAVLGHAGLASLAKDTAAALASSGVQGPVTVQVDDSLFTGPALNPAWSLDDVAAGETAPLYSLAMNSGRYSPGVETGPRPQDSAMTTAKAFADQLAAAGVAVSPGAERGKGLPAKVLATAESATVSEQVDLMLQTSDNFLAEALGRMTAAASGKESTYDGATSAVRQRLGELGIATDSMLLADVSGLALENQVSARQFADVVRAITSGPDPALRAALDGFPIAGLSGTLNDRYVDPSTAGGAGLVRAKTGTLNTVIALSGYVVDADGRLLVFSFIGNGLDPGAAGNKVAMDRSASVLASCGCRG; from the coding sequence ATGAAGGGCGTTAAAAACGGGGGTGCCCGGAAGAGGGGATCCACGGCGTGGGGGCGCTTGACGTGGCCGTTGCTGTTGGCGGTGGTCTTGCTGTGCGTGGCCGCGGTCGTGGCCTCGGGAATGATGCCCGGATTGCTCAGCTTGCCCAAGCCTGCACCGTCAATCCCTTCCTGGCAGCAGGAACCTTCGCAGTTGTCCGGTTCCAGTGCGCTCCTTCCCTTGGATCCGAAGGCGCCCGTCCCCCTGCCTGTTGAAGTGGCGCGGCTCCTTGACGGCAACCTCAAGCCGGACGGGTCAGGCAATATCAGTGGCGTGGTGCTGGATGCCGCCACTGGGCAAGTCCTGTTTGACCGCGACGCGAACTCCAACCGCATCCCGGCTTCGAACATGAAACTGCTGACGGCCGTTGCCTCACTGAAGGCGCTGGGTCCCGAATCGCGTTTCACTACCCGGGTGCTCGGATCCGACAAACCCTCCACCGTGGTCCTGACTGGCGGCGGGGACGTGCTGTTGGGGGCTTCCGGTTCCGACCGTGCCGCCGTTCTTGGGCACGCCGGACTCGCTTCGCTGGCCAAGGACACCGCAGCAGCCTTGGCCTCCAGCGGCGTGCAGGGTCCCGTCACGGTCCAGGTTGACGACTCCCTCTTCACCGGGCCGGCGCTGAACCCGGCCTGGAGCCTCGACGACGTCGCGGCCGGAGAGACCGCCCCCTTGTATTCGCTGGCCATGAACTCCGGCCGTTACTCACCCGGCGTTGAGACAGGCCCCCGGCCGCAGGACTCCGCCATGACCACCGCCAAAGCGTTTGCCGACCAGTTGGCGGCGGCCGGCGTCGCGGTGAGTCCCGGCGCCGAGCGCGGCAAGGGCCTCCCCGCCAAAGTGCTGGCCACCGCGGAGTCGGCCACGGTCAGCGAGCAGGTGGACCTGATGCTGCAGACCTCCGATAACTTCCTGGCGGAGGCTCTCGGGCGGATGACCGCTGCCGCCAGCGGCAAGGAATCCACGTACGACGGCGCCACTTCAGCCGTGCGGCAAAGGCTGGGGGAGTTGGGGATCGCCACGGATTCGATGCTGTTGGCTGACGTATCGGGCCTGGCACTGGAGAACCAGGTCAGCGCCCGGCAGTTCGCCGACGTCGTCCGGGCCATCACCAGCGGCCCGGACCCGGCACTGCGGGCCGCCCTGGACGGTTTCCCCATAGCCGGCCTGAGCGGCACCCTGAACGACAGGTACGTGGATCCGAGCACTGCCGGAGGTGCCGGACTGGTCCGTGCCAAGACCGGAACGCTCAATACAGTCATCGCCCTGAGCGGATATGTGGTGGACGCGGATGGCAGGCTGTTGGTGTTTTCGTTCATTGGCAATGGCCTGGATCCGGGTGCAGCCGGCAACAAAGTGGCCATGGACCGATCCGCGTCCGTGCTGGCCTCATGCGGCTGCCGGGGTTGA
- a CDS encoding zinc-dependent metalloprotease: MVSSARESSAGAQSLINWDLAAATAARLAPPGPELSAGEIGKAVENLRFNADVSVPHVHDITGLDAARDLRDSHVLVVDRASWSKANTQSFSVMLQPALAKMLESRGGSAMSPGAAAASGAITGTQLGAVLAFLSSKVLGQYDPFAALAPNSNVPPGGRLLLVAPNIISVERELNVHPDDFRLWVCLHEQTHRVQFAAAPWLRHHMLEEIEKLSGNLLGNMDSLVERAGAVAKSLRDRNPSEKTPNRGAILDLLQNPEEKASLSHITAVMSLLEGHANVVMDAVDSSIVPSVKTIRQRFNDRGKDRGVVEKFIRSVLGLDAKMRQYTDGAKFVREVVAAAGMEGFNRVWESAEYLPTEEEIHNSRLWLERMGL, encoded by the coding sequence ATGGTGTCATCTGCACGCGAATCGTCAGCAGGGGCCCAGTCCCTGATCAATTGGGATCTGGCCGCCGCTACGGCTGCCCGGCTTGCTCCTCCCGGCCCTGAACTCAGCGCCGGGGAGATCGGCAAGGCGGTGGAGAACCTGCGCTTCAACGCCGATGTCTCCGTTCCGCACGTGCACGACATCACCGGACTGGATGCCGCACGGGACCTGCGTGATTCCCACGTCCTGGTGGTGGACAGGGCCTCGTGGTCCAAGGCCAACACCCAAAGCTTCTCGGTGATGCTGCAACCTGCGCTGGCGAAGATGCTCGAAAGCCGCGGCGGGAGCGCCATGAGCCCGGGGGCGGCTGCGGCAAGCGGCGCCATTACAGGGACCCAGCTGGGCGCCGTCCTTGCTTTCCTGTCCAGCAAGGTCCTTGGCCAGTACGATCCCTTCGCTGCCCTCGCCCCCAACTCCAACGTTCCCCCGGGCGGTCGGCTGCTCCTGGTGGCCCCCAACATCATCTCCGTGGAGCGCGAACTCAACGTCCACCCGGACGACTTCCGCCTCTGGGTCTGCCTGCACGAGCAAACCCACCGCGTGCAGTTCGCGGCTGCGCCGTGGCTGCGGCACCACATGCTCGAGGAAATCGAGAAACTCAGCGGCAACCTGCTGGGCAACATGGACTCGCTGGTTGAGCGGGCCGGCGCGGTGGCCAAGTCCTTGCGTGACCGGAATCCTTCGGAGAAAACCCCGAACCGAGGCGCCATACTGGACCTCCTGCAGAACCCCGAGGAAAAGGCGTCCCTGTCCCACATCACCGCGGTCATGAGCCTCCTTGAGGGCCATGCCAACGTGGTGATGGACGCTGTGGATTCCAGCATTGTTCCGTCCGTGAAGACCATTCGCCAGCGCTTCAACGATCGCGGCAAGGACCGCGGGGTGGTGGAGAAGTTCATCCGCAGTGTTCTCGGTTTGGACGCCAAGATGCGCCAGTACACCGACGGCGCCAAATTCGTCCGCGAAGTTGTTGCTGCGGCCGGTATGGAGGGCTTCAACAGGGTATGGGAATCAGCGGAGTACCTGCCCACGGAGGAAGAAATCCACAACTCCCGGCTGTGGCTTGAGCGGATGGGCCTTTGA
- the tilS gene encoding tRNA lysidine(34) synthetase TilS, which yields MQNALAAAGYPSKVLVACSGGPDSLALAAIAGYFGRRGHVDGHPVSVAGVVVDHQLQAGSAEVAARTASVLRELGLSPVEVRTVDVASTGFGPEAAARDARHAALESAADDLGCDAILLGHTLDDQAEQVLLGLARGSGTRSLAGMRPARGRLLRPFLGLRREETVEICEVEELEPWHDPSNSDPVFARSRTRVEVMPVLEEKLGPGVAESLARTAAILQQDADFLEDLANETYLSLVQREEGVTWLPEGAVRELPAALRFRVIAKAAADVGGQQPGYGRLQAAEALLRRQGSAGPVQLPGHVSVSRLSLSDLAQERPIATGASTGDSAKAVPREAARCGKLVFRHQKPSQQ from the coding sequence TTGCAGAACGCCTTGGCCGCTGCGGGCTACCCATCGAAGGTGCTCGTAGCCTGCAGTGGCGGGCCGGATTCATTGGCGCTTGCTGCCATTGCTGGCTATTTCGGGCGTCGCGGCCACGTGGACGGGCACCCGGTGTCGGTCGCCGGCGTCGTCGTGGACCACCAACTGCAGGCCGGTTCGGCAGAAGTAGCTGCCAGGACGGCGTCGGTGTTGCGTGAGCTGGGGCTTTCTCCAGTGGAGGTGCGAACGGTTGACGTCGCTTCCACGGGTTTCGGCCCGGAAGCTGCCGCCCGGGACGCGCGCCATGCCGCGCTGGAGTCGGCGGCCGATGACCTTGGCTGCGATGCGATCCTCCTCGGCCATACCCTGGATGACCAGGCCGAACAGGTGCTGCTGGGGTTGGCCCGCGGCTCGGGGACCCGTTCCCTTGCTGGTATGAGGCCAGCCCGTGGGCGATTGCTCCGGCCGTTCCTGGGCCTCCGTCGCGAAGAAACGGTGGAGATCTGCGAGGTTGAGGAACTGGAGCCCTGGCATGATCCCAGCAACTCCGATCCCGTCTTTGCCCGGTCCAGGACGCGTGTGGAAGTCATGCCCGTCCTGGAAGAAAAACTGGGCCCCGGGGTGGCTGAATCCCTGGCCCGGACCGCGGCCATCCTGCAGCAGGATGCGGATTTCCTGGAGGATTTGGCCAACGAGACCTATCTCTCATTGGTGCAGCGGGAGGAAGGCGTCACCTGGTTGCCGGAAGGCGCCGTCCGCGAGCTGCCCGCAGCGCTAAGGTTCCGGGTCATCGCGAAGGCTGCGGCCGACGTCGGCGGTCAACAACCCGGCTACGGTCGGCTCCAGGCGGCCGAAGCGCTGCTTCGCCGGCAGGGCTCGGCGGGTCCGGTGCAGCTTCCCGGACATGTCAGCGTTTCCCGCCTGTCCCTAAGCGATTTGGCGCAGGAACGGCCAATTGCGACCGGCGCATCGACTGGTGATTCGGCCAAGGCCGTTCCCCGTGAAGCCGCACGCTGTGGGAAGCTAGTATTCCGGCACCAGAAACCGTCCCAGCAGTAG
- the hpt gene encoding hypoxanthine phosphoribosyltransferase, with protein MDSNDVQADLKHVLYTKEQIQTRIAELAAQIDKDYEGRDILIVGVLKGAVMVMADLARALHSHVSMDWMAVSSYGSGTQSSGVVRILKDLDTDLMGKDVLIVEDIIDSGLTLSWLKSNLESRGTASVEICTAFRKPTAAKVEIDVKYVGYDIPNEFVVGYGLDYAEKYRNLDFVGTLAPHVYE; from the coding sequence GTGGATTCAAACGACGTCCAGGCAGATCTCAAGCACGTTCTTTACACCAAAGAGCAGATCCAAACGCGTATCGCGGAACTCGCGGCGCAGATCGACAAGGACTACGAAGGCCGCGACATCCTCATTGTCGGTGTGCTGAAGGGTGCGGTCATGGTCATGGCTGACCTGGCCCGTGCCCTCCACAGCCACGTCAGCATGGACTGGATGGCTGTCTCGTCCTACGGCTCGGGTACCCAGTCCTCCGGTGTTGTCCGGATCCTCAAGGACCTCGACACCGACCTCATGGGCAAGGACGTCCTGATCGTTGAGGACATCATCGATTCCGGCCTCACACTTTCCTGGTTGAAGTCCAACCTGGAGTCCCGTGGCACGGCCAGCGTGGAGATCTGCACGGCCTTCCGCAAGCCGACTGCCGCCAAGGTTGAAATCGACGTCAAGTACGTCGGCTACGACATCCCCAACGAATTCGTTGTCGGCTATGGCCTGGACTACGCCGAGAAGTACCGCAACCTCGACTTCGTGGGCACCCTGGCTCCGCACGTTTACGAGTAA
- a CDS encoding type IV toxin-antitoxin system AbiEi family antitoxin domain-containing protein has protein sequence MALQELILATDATRIGHDPRQLAKRAKRGELVRVRRGTYVRAAYWAGLNSRQRHGLHAAALVNTARLTPVFNLQTAALLWGLGVVGVPKHLCTVTDDPTGGRSKHGIRRSFGSRDVAIARLGDFQVTDKVRTTAELAATLNFAEALAVVDSSRRESARGKAPDVDDWDKERAWGQPSSVDELADGMAVLTSQSRRRRASTVLELSTDKSESVGESMSRARMILLNFPVPTLQGSFTLRNGRTARTDFWWPELDLVGEFDGNGKYLRNRLRGNQTIQQAVMAEKARENGLRALGLTVIRWGWAEMMDPRVFARILNDGGLTSLRPA, from the coding sequence ATGGCCTTACAAGAACTCATACTCGCCACGGATGCGACTCGTATTGGACACGACCCTCGCCAACTCGCCAAGCGTGCCAAACGAGGCGAGCTTGTCCGCGTCCGACGAGGCACTTATGTCCGGGCGGCTTACTGGGCAGGGCTCAATAGCCGTCAGCGGCACGGGCTCCACGCAGCGGCACTGGTCAACACGGCAAGGTTAACGCCCGTTTTCAACCTGCAGACGGCGGCACTCCTCTGGGGGCTCGGCGTAGTGGGAGTTCCAAAGCACCTGTGCACCGTCACTGACGATCCCACAGGTGGTCGATCAAAACACGGGATCCGTAGAAGCTTCGGATCCCGTGACGTCGCCATCGCCAGGCTCGGCGACTTCCAGGTCACTGACAAAGTGCGCACGACGGCGGAGCTGGCTGCCACCCTGAATTTTGCCGAGGCATTGGCGGTTGTGGACTCCAGCAGACGGGAATCAGCACGGGGCAAAGCTCCCGACGTCGACGATTGGGACAAGGAAAGGGCCTGGGGTCAGCCATCGAGCGTTGACGAACTTGCTGACGGTATGGCCGTGCTCACGAGTCAGTCACGACGGCGTCGGGCCAGCACGGTCCTCGAATTGTCCACAGACAAGTCGGAGTCAGTAGGGGAATCCATGAGCCGGGCCCGGATGATCTTGCTCAACTTCCCCGTCCCCACTCTTCAAGGCTCTTTTACGTTGCGGAACGGACGAACAGCACGAACCGACTTCTGGTGGCCGGAACTCGACCTCGTGGGGGAATTTGACGGCAACGGCAAGTACCTGAGGAACAGACTGCGGGGAAACCAGACCATCCAGCAGGCAGTCATGGCCGAAAAGGCCCGCGAAAATGGTCTGCGGGCTCTGGGCTTGACCGTCATCCGGTGGGGCTGGGCAGAGATGATGGACCCCCGCGTGTTTGCGCGCATATTGAACGACGGCGGTCTCACGTCCTTGCGTCCTGCCTGA
- the ftsH gene encoding ATP-dependent zinc metalloprotease FtsH, protein MKAKSFFKGPGIWIVVVVGLLLVAFATLAPGGSTRIDTKDGLDLLSQSGKVEQAKIFDAENRVDLVLKDNLNLDGQDKGKNVQFFYVTDRGPDVVKAVTNANPDKGFTDQPVENNWFSGLFSLLIPVLLLGVLFWFLLSRMQGGGSKVMQFGKSKAKLVNKDMPQVTFADVAGADEAVEELQEIKEFLQEPSKFQAVGAKIPKGVLLYGPPGTGKTLLARAVAGEAGVPFFSISGSDFVEMFVGVGASRVRDLFEQAKASSPAIIFVDEIDAVGRHRGAGIGGGNDEREQTLNQLLVEMDGFDVKTNVILIAATNRPDVLDPALLRPGRFDRQITVEAPDMIGREQILNVHAKGKPMAPGIDLRAVAKKTPGYTGADLANVLNEAALLTARSNANLIDDRALDEAIDRVMAGPQKRSRVMKELERKITAYHEGGHALVAAALRNSAPVTKITILPRGRALGYTMVIPEDDKYSVTRNELLDQMAYAMGGRVAEEIVFHDPSTGASNDIEKATSTARKMVTQYGMSERVGAVKLGQGGGEPFLGRDAAQERNFSDQIAYVVDEEVRRLIDQAHDEAYAILTENRDILDRLALELLERETLNQAEIAEIFHDIRKRDFREIWLSKESRPVQSIPPVETRAEKAEREAQEEAKKARLDEPLDVVAPHAQGVSSQESFQAPQPDGGNDHPHHG, encoded by the coding sequence ATGAAAGCTAAGAGTTTCTTCAAGGGCCCGGGCATCTGGATTGTTGTCGTCGTTGGCTTGCTCCTGGTGGCATTCGCAACACTGGCTCCGGGCGGTTCCACACGCATTGACACCAAGGACGGACTTGACCTCCTTTCCCAGAGCGGGAAGGTGGAACAGGCCAAGATTTTCGACGCCGAGAACCGTGTTGACCTGGTGCTCAAGGACAACCTGAACCTCGATGGCCAGGACAAGGGCAAGAACGTCCAGTTCTTCTACGTCACGGACCGCGGTCCGGACGTCGTGAAGGCTGTCACCAACGCCAACCCGGACAAGGGCTTCACTGACCAGCCCGTCGAGAACAACTGGTTCTCCGGCCTGTTCTCGCTCCTCATTCCGGTGCTGCTGCTGGGTGTGCTCTTCTGGTTCCTGCTCTCCCGTATGCAGGGTGGCGGCTCCAAGGTGATGCAGTTCGGCAAGTCCAAGGCCAAGCTGGTCAACAAAGACATGCCCCAGGTGACGTTCGCCGATGTCGCCGGCGCCGACGAGGCTGTGGAAGAACTCCAGGAAATCAAGGAGTTCCTCCAGGAACCGTCCAAGTTCCAGGCCGTTGGCGCAAAGATCCCCAAGGGCGTGCTGCTCTACGGCCCTCCAGGTACCGGTAAGACGTTGCTGGCCCGCGCCGTGGCCGGTGAAGCCGGTGTTCCCTTCTTCTCCATTTCGGGCTCGGACTTCGTTGAAATGTTCGTCGGTGTGGGTGCGTCCCGTGTCCGCGACCTCTTTGAGCAGGCCAAGGCAAGTTCGCCCGCCATCATCTTCGTGGACGAGATCGACGCCGTAGGCCGTCACCGTGGCGCCGGCATCGGTGGCGGTAACGACGAGCGCGAGCAAACCCTGAACCAGCTCCTTGTGGAGATGGACGGCTTTGACGTCAAGACCAACGTCATCCTGATCGCAGCCACCAACCGTCCCGACGTCCTGGACCCCGCACTGTTGCGCCCGGGCCGTTTTGACCGCCAGATCACCGTGGAAGCTCCGGACATGATCGGCCGCGAACAGATCCTCAATGTCCATGCCAAGGGCAAGCCCATGGCTCCCGGCATCGACCTCAGGGCTGTTGCCAAGAAGACCCCGGGCTACACCGGTGCCGACCTGGCCAACGTCCTGAACGAGGCCGCGCTGCTGACTGCACGTTCAAACGCCAACCTGATCGACGACCGCGCACTGGACGAGGCCATCGACCGCGTCATGGCCGGCCCCCAGAAGCGCAGCCGCGTGATGAAGGAACTCGAGCGCAAGATCACGGCGTACCACGAAGGTGGCCACGCGCTGGTGGCAGCGGCACTGCGGAACTCCGCTCCGGTCACCAAGATCACCATCCTTCCCCGCGGCCGTGCCCTCGGCTACACCATGGTGATCCCCGAGGACGACAAGTACTCGGTCACCCGCAACGAACTGCTGGACCAGATGGCCTATGCCATGGGCGGCCGCGTCGCCGAGGAAATCGTCTTCCACGACCCCTCCACGGGTGCGTCCAACGACATCGAAAAGGCCACCTCCACGGCCCGCAAGATGGTCACCCAGTACGGCATGAGCGAACGCGTTGGTGCCGTGAAACTGGGACAAGGCGGCGGCGAGCCGTTCCTTGGACGTGACGCTGCCCAGGAGCGGAACTTCTCTGACCAGATCGCATATGTCGTGGACGAAGAAGTTCGTCGCCTGATCGACCAGGCCCACGACGAGGCCTATGCCATCCTCACGGAAAACCGGGACATCCTGGACCGTCTGGCGCTGGAACTGCTTGAGCGGGAAACCCTGAACCAGGCCGAGATCGCCGAGATCTTCCACGACATCCGCAAGCGCGACTTCCGCGAGATCTGGCTGTCCAAGGAATCCCGGCCGGTCCAGTCGATTCCGCCGGTGGAAACCCGGGCAGAAAAGGCCGAGCGCGAAGCCCAGGAGGAAGCCAAGAAGGCCCGTTTGGACGAGCCGCTGGACGTCGTAGCTCCGCACGCCCAAGGTGTCAGCAGCCAGGAATCCTTCCAGGCCCCGCAGCCCGACGGCGGCAACGACCACCCGCATCACGGCTAA
- the folE gene encoding GTP cyclohydrolase I FolE has translation MTHFDDDDLAAAHGSAAGSKAHSKVDRPRIEAAVREILLAIGEDPDRGGLQDTPKRVAKAYAEVFAGLHQHPADVLSTTFDLDHEELVLVKDIPFYSTCEHHLVPFHGVAHVGYIPSHDGKVTGLSKLARLVDIYARRPQVQERLTTQIVEALVQHLNPRGAIVVVECEHMCMSMRGIRKPGAKTVTSAVRGQLHDPATRAEAMSLIIGR, from the coding sequence GTGACTCATTTCGACGACGACGACCTCGCCGCCGCCCACGGTTCCGCCGCGGGCTCCAAGGCCCACTCCAAAGTGGACCGCCCGCGCATCGAAGCGGCTGTCCGGGAAATCCTTCTGGCCATTGGCGAAGACCCTGACCGTGGCGGCCTCCAGGACACGCCCAAGCGCGTGGCCAAGGCCTACGCGGAGGTCTTCGCCGGGCTCCACCAGCACCCGGCTGATGTCCTGTCCACCACGTTCGACCTCGACCATGAAGAGCTTGTCCTGGTGAAGGACATCCCCTTCTACTCCACGTGCGAACACCACCTGGTGCCGTTCCACGGAGTAGCCCACGTCGGTTACATTCCGTCACATGACGGCAAGGTGACCGGCCTCAGCAAGCTGGCACGGCTGGTGGACATCTACGCACGCCGGCCGCAGGTGCAGGAACGCCTCACCACGCAGATCGTGGAGGCCCTGGTGCAGCACCTCAACCCGCGCGGGGCGATTGTCGTCGTCGAATGTGAACACATGTGCATGTCCATGCGCGGCATCCGCAAGCCGGGCGCCAAGACCGTCACCAGCGCGGTGCGCGGTCAGCTCCATGACCCGGCCACCCGCGCCGAGGCCATGAGCCTCATCATCGGAAGGTAA
- the folP gene encoding dihydropteroate synthase — protein sequence MDSLAAAPGTGPATSPLPVLRKPRPAARFEDLPTDRTLVMGILNVTPDSFSDGGNHRTPDSAIALGLRMFYAGADIIDVGGESTRSGAEPVDPEEEQRRVLPVVQALVKAGALVSIDTMHTSTAAAAVEAGAAIINDVSGLTIEPGMPELVARTKVPYILTHRRGDARTMDSLTDYENVTEDVVAELSGVRDKLYAAGVAPEQIIVDPGIGFSKNEDQNWELLKNLDQLFTLGHKVMVAASRKRFLGSLLTVAGKSAAPLERDAATAAITALSAAKGAWAVRVHDVGPSLDAVKVAARIAR from the coding sequence ATGGACTCCCTCGCTGCAGCACCCGGAACCGGCCCGGCTACGAGCCCGCTGCCGGTTCTCCGTAAGCCGCGGCCGGCGGCCAGGTTCGAGGACCTGCCAACGGACCGCACGCTCGTCATGGGAATCCTCAACGTCACCCCGGATTCCTTCAGCGACGGCGGCAACCACCGCACGCCCGACTCGGCAATAGCGCTGGGCCTGCGGATGTTCTACGCCGGAGCTGACATCATCGACGTCGGCGGCGAGTCGACGCGGTCGGGCGCTGAGCCCGTGGACCCCGAAGAAGAACAACGCCGTGTCCTGCCGGTGGTCCAGGCGCTGGTGAAGGCCGGGGCCCTGGTCAGCATCGACACGATGCACACCTCCACTGCCGCGGCAGCTGTCGAGGCCGGAGCCGCCATCATCAACGATGTGTCCGGCCTGACCATCGAACCCGGCATGCCGGAGCTCGTGGCACGCACCAAGGTCCCGTACATCCTCACGCACCGCCGTGGGGACGCCCGGACCATGGACAGCTTGACGGACTACGAGAACGTAACCGAGGACGTGGTGGCCGAACTCAGCGGCGTCCGCGACAAACTGTATGCCGCAGGCGTTGCTCCGGAGCAGATCATCGTCGATCCCGGCATCGGGTTCTCCAAGAACGAGGACCAGAACTGGGAGCTGCTGAAGAACCTGGACCAGCTCTTCACGCTTGGCCACAAGGTGATGGTGGCCGCTTCCCGCAAGCGCTTCCTGGGTTCGCTTCTTACCGTGGCCGGCAAGTCGGCTGCTCCCTTGGAACGCGACGCCGCTACCGCCGCCATCACCGCTTTGAGCGCAGCCAAGGGCGCCTGGGCTGTCCGCGTCCACGACGTCGGTCCCAGCCTTGACGCCGTCAAGGTTGCCGCCCGTATCGCCCGTTGA
- the folB gene encoding dihydroneopterin aldolase, whose product MDRITLTGVTAVGYHGVFDFERRDGQPFVVDAVLHTDFTRAAETDDLQYTAHYGQVAELITKHIEGEPLNLIEGLAVRIAEGILENYNVAAVDVTVHKPKAPIEVPFGDVTVSVHRERS is encoded by the coding sequence GTGGACAGGATCACGCTGACCGGCGTCACCGCCGTCGGTTATCACGGAGTGTTCGATTTCGAGCGCCGGGACGGGCAGCCCTTTGTGGTGGATGCCGTGCTGCACACGGATTTCACCCGGGCTGCCGAGACTGATGATCTGCAGTACACAGCGCATTACGGCCAGGTCGCGGAGCTGATCACCAAGCACATCGAGGGCGAGCCCTTGAACCTGATTGAAGGCTTGGCCGTGAGGATCGCCGAGGGCATCCTCGAGAACTACAACGTGGCCGCCGTCGACGTCACTGTCCACAAGCCCAAGGCGCCGATTGAGGTGCCGTTCGGCGATGTGACTGTCAGCGTCCACCGGGAGCGGTCATGA